From a region of the Basfia succiniciproducens genome:
- the hinT gene encoding purine nucleoside phosphoramidase: protein MAEETIFSKIIRKEIPADIVYQDDLVTAFRDIAPQAKTHILIIPNKLIPTVNDVTAEDEAVLGRLFITAAKIAKLEGIAEDGYRLIVNCNKHGGQEVFHIHMHLLGGEKLGPLNAK, encoded by the coding sequence ATGGCAGAAGAAACAATTTTCAGTAAAATTATTCGTAAAGAAATTCCCGCCGACATTGTATATCAAGACGATCTTGTCACCGCATTTCGCGATATTGCGCCGCAGGCAAAAACTCATATTTTAATTATTCCGAATAAATTGATTCCGACAGTAAACGACGTAACCGCAGAAGATGAAGCCGTATTAGGACGCTTATTTATTACTGCCGCTAAAATTGCCAAACTGGAAGGTATTGCGGAAGACGGCTACCGTTTAATTGTCAATTGTAACAAACACGGCGGGCAAGAAGTATTTCATATTCATATGCACTTACTCGGCGGCGAAAAACTCGGTCCGTTAAACGCAAAATAA
- a CDS encoding YcfL family protein: MKKFFLFATALLLASCSAQKPNLVSTQKPILNIAANLAQSIEANAGAHSAWVKNKSQQPIAFNYNLYWYDENGITQLFSTQQEKYQGALLLQPQQKAEINLTKPTAESVNYRLYLFSGNN; encoded by the coding sequence ATGAAAAAATTTTTCCTTTTTGCAACCGCACTTTTGCTTGCCTCATGTTCGGCACAAAAGCCCAACTTAGTGAGTACGCAGAAGCCGATTCTTAATATCGCGGCAAATCTCGCACAATCTATTGAAGCAAATGCGGGAGCACATTCCGCCTGGGTAAAAAATAAAAGCCAGCAACCTATCGCCTTTAACTACAACCTGTATTGGTACGATGAAAACGGCATAACCCAACTATTTTCAACCCAACAAGAAAAATATCAGGGCGCATTGTTGTTGCAGCCTCAGCAAAAAGCCGAAATTAACCTGACAAAGCCGACCGCAGAAAGTGTAAACTACCGTTTATATCTTTTTTCCGGTAATAACTAA
- the focA gene encoding formate transporter FocA produces the protein MKSEDFKLAWMASPTEMAQTGLDVGVYKATKKQAYSFLSAISAGMFIALAFVFYTTTQTASAGAPWGLTKLVGGLVFSLGVIMVVVCGCELFTSSTLSTIARFESKITTIQMLRNWIVVYFGNFVGGLFIVALIWFSGQIMAANGQWGLTILNTAQHKIEHTWIEAFCLGILCNIMVCIAVWMAYAGKTLTDKAFIMILPIGLFVASGFEHCVANMFMIPMGMVIANFASPEFWQATGLNAEQFANLDMYHLVIKNLIPVTLGNIVGGGVCIGLMQWFTSRPH, from the coding sequence ATGAAATCGGAAGATTTTAAATTGGCTTGGATGGCTTCGCCAACCGAGATGGCTCAAACCGGGTTAGATGTCGGCGTTTATAAAGCTACGAAAAAACAAGCCTATTCATTTTTATCGGCGATCTCTGCCGGTATGTTTATTGCTCTTGCATTCGTTTTTTATACAACAACTCAAACAGCCTCTGCGGGAGCGCCTTGGGGATTAACTAAACTGGTCGGCGGTTTGGTGTTCTCTCTCGGGGTAATTATGGTGGTGGTTTGCGGCTGTGAACTATTTACTTCATCAACTTTATCGACTATTGCCCGCTTTGAGAGTAAAATTACAACAATTCAGATGTTACGTAACTGGATTGTGGTTTATTTCGGTAATTTTGTCGGCGGTTTATTTATTGTTGCATTAATTTGGTTTTCCGGTCAGATCATGGCGGCAAACGGTCAGTGGGGATTAACCATTTTAAATACGGCACAACATAAAATAGAACATACCTGGATTGAAGCCTTCTGTTTAGGTATTCTTTGCAACATTATGGTATGTATTGCCGTTTGGATGGCCTATGCCGGCAAAACTCTAACGGATAAAGCTTTTATTATGATCCTGCCGATCGGGTTGTTTGTCGCTTCAGGCTTTGAACACTGCGTAGCAAATATGTTTATGATCCCTATGGGCATGGTAATTGCAAATTTCGCATCGCCGGAATTCTGGCAGGCAACGGGTTTAAATGCCGAGCAGTTTGCAAATTTAGATATGTACCATTTAGTAATTAAAAATTTAATTCCTGTTACTTTAGGTAACATCGTCGGTGGTGGTGTTTGCATTGGTTTAATGCAATGGTTTACCAGTCGTCCACATTAG
- the nagZ gene encoding beta-N-acetylhexosaminidase: MSTLLIDLKGQELLAEEAELLAHPLVAGLILFTRNFYDRAQIQALIKDIRQRVKKPLLITVDQEGGRVQRFREGFTQLPAMQSFAAMISDPALQLTTAKEAGWLMAAEMTALDIDLSFAPVLDLGHECKAIGDRSFCEEVEPAVRLASAFIDGMHQAGMATTGKHFPGHGHVLADSHLETPYDERPSAVIFERDIQPFQQLIAQNKLDAVMPAHVIYRHCDSQPASGSKYWLQNILRQKLSFDGAVFSDDLGMKGAGFMGDFVARSEKALSAGCDLLLLCNEPEGTVQVLDNLKLEENPPHFVARQRRLQSLFKKKAFSWNELTKTRRWLENSKKLTALQQSWLDSK, from the coding sequence ATGTCAACCTTACTTATCGACCTGAAAGGTCAAGAACTTTTAGCGGAAGAGGCGGAATTACTCGCGCATCCTCTGGTAGCCGGGCTTATTTTATTTACCCGCAACTTCTACGACAGAGCACAAATTCAAGCGTTAATTAAAGATATTCGCCAACGAGTGAAAAAACCGTTATTAATCACCGTGGATCAGGAAGGCGGCAGAGTTCAGCGTTTCCGTGAAGGTTTTACCCAATTACCCGCCATGCAATCTTTTGCCGCGATGATTAGCGACCCGGCACTTCAACTGACAACGGCAAAAGAAGCCGGCTGGCTAATGGCGGCGGAAATGACCGCTTTAGACATTGATTTAAGTTTTGCTCCGGTACTGGATTTAGGGCACGAATGTAAAGCCATCGGCGATCGCAGTTTCTGTGAAGAAGTAGAACCTGCCGTCCGTCTGGCTTCCGCATTTATTGACGGCATGCATCAAGCGGGTATGGCGACCACCGGCAAACATTTCCCGGGGCATGGTCACGTACTGGCGGACAGTCATTTGGAAACCCCTTATGACGAACGCCCGAGCGCCGTAATTTTTGAGCGGGATATTCAACCTTTCCAACAACTTATCGCACAAAATAAGCTTGATGCGGTCATGCCCGCACATGTAATTTATCGCCATTGTGACAGCCAGCCGGCCAGCGGCTCAAAATATTGGTTGCAGAATATTTTGCGCCAAAAATTAAGCTTCGACGGAGCGGTTTTTTCCGATGATCTCGGTATGAAAGGCGCCGGTTTCATGGGGGATTTCGTTGCCCGCAGCGAAAAAGCCCTTTCCGCAGGTTGTGATTTGCTTTTGCTTTGCAACGAACCGGAAGGTACGGTTCAAGTGCTGGATAATCTAAAACTTGAAGAAAATCCGCCGCACTTTGTCGCCCGCCAACGTCGTTTGCAGTCATTATTTAAGAAAAAAGCCTTCAGCTGGAACGAATTAACAAAAACCCGGCGCTGGTTGGAAAATTCGAAAAAATTGACCGCACTTCAACAATCTTGGTTAGACAGCAAATAA